The Oncorhynchus mykiss isolate Arlee chromosome 14, USDA_OmykA_1.1, whole genome shotgun sequence genome segment gcatttgggcaggtagcgttctcctggcatcccctAAACCGAGATTTGTCCATCTGACTGCCATGGCTgcgtgcttgattttatacacctgtcagcaatgggtgtggctgaaaaagccgaatccactaatttgaaggagtgtccacatacttttgtatatattgtatatGTAACATTTACAGTGAGTGAAACAGTGTATGATAGTTTTTCATTAAGTAGTTCAGCTGTAATTAACTACTTTTTCTAAGTAACTTTAGTTAAGTCAACTATATTTTCATAGGGGTAGATTTAGCGTGGCTtaacagcaagagcgacatcattgatgtatacagagaagagagtcggcccgagaattgaaccctgtggcacccccatagagactgccagaggtccggacaacaggtcctccgatttgacacactgagctctatcagagaagtagttggtgaaccaggcgaggcaatcatttgagaaaccaaggttgttgagtctgccaataagaatgtggtgattgacagagtcgaaagccttggccaggtcgatgaatacagctgcacagtaatgtctcttatcgttggcggttatgatatcgttaaggaccttgagcgtgactgaggtgcacccatgaccagctccgaaaccagattgcatagcggagaaggtgcgatgtgattcaaaatggtcagtaatctgtttgttaacttggctttcgaagaccttagagatgcagggtaggatagatataggtctgtagcagtttgggtctagagtgtctccccctttgaagagggggatgaccgtggcagctttccaatctttgggaatctcagacgatacaaaagagaggttgaacaggctagtaataggggttgcgacaatttcggcagatcatttaagaaatagagggtccagattgtctagcccggctgatttgtaggggtccagattttgcagctctttcagaacatcagctatctggatatgggtgaaggagaaatggtgggggcttgggcgggctgctgtggagggtgccaggCAGTTGACTGGGGtagaggtagccaggtggaaagcatggccagccgtagagaaatgcttatttaaattctcaattatagttgATTTGTCGGTTGTAaccgtgtttcctagcctcagagcagtgggtagctgggatgtggtgctcttattctccatggactttacagtgtcccagaacttttttgagtttgtactgcaggaaatttctgtttaaaaaagcaagccttagctttcctaactgcctgtgtatattggttcctaacttcccttaAAAtgtgcatatcacgggggctattcgatgctaatgcagaacgccacaggatgtttttatgctggtcaagggcagacaggtctggagtgaaccaagggctatatctattcctggttctacattttttgaatggggcatgcctatataagatggtgaggaaggcgcTTTTAaataataaccaggcatcctctactgtcgggatgaggtcaatgtagttccaggataccccgggccaggtcgattagaaaggcctgcttgcagaagtgtttaTGGGAGCGTttaacagtgatgaggggtggtcgtttgctcgcagacccattacggatgcaggcaatgaggcagtgatcgctgagatcctggttgaaaacagcagaggtgtatttggagggtgagttagttaggatgatatctatgagggtgcctgtgtttacggatttggggttatatctggtaggttcattgataaattgtgtgagattgagggcatcaagcttagattgtaggatgaccggggtgttaagcatgtcccagtttaggtcacctagcagcacgagctcagaagatagatgggggcaatcaaatcacatatggtgtcgagggcacagctgggggcagagggtggtctatagcaggtggcaacggtgagagacttgtttctggaaaggttcatttttagaagtagaagctcaaattgtttgggtacagacctggatagtaagacaaaACTCTGCAGGTTAtttttgcagtaaattgcaacaccgccccctttggcagttctattttgtctgaaaatgttatagttaggaatggaaatttcaaggtttttgttggtcttcctaaaccaggattcagacacggctaggacatccggattggtggagtgtgctagggcagtgaataaaacaaactaagggaggaggcttctaatgttaacatgcatgaaaccaaggcttttacggttgcagaagtcaacaaatgagagagcctgggggatgggagtggaggtagacactgcagggcctggattaacctctacattactggaggaacagaggaggagtaggataagggtacggctaaaggctaacagaactgatcagcagggctccgtgtggtaaaccaggccaattggcaagatATGTATAGTGGCCGAAGAGAAATATGTCCGAAGGGCCTCTTAAGTCAGCAGTCCAATGTGCTTTAGATAGTCAGCAGTCCAATGTGCTTTAGATAGTCAGCAGTCCAATGTACTTTAGATAGCTAGCAGTCCAATGTGCTTTAGATAGCTAGCAGTCCAATGTGCTTTAGATAGCTAGCAGTCCAATGTGCTTAAGATAGCTAGCAGTCCAATGTGCTTtagatagctagcaggccgcagattagCGGCTGTGAGTTCAGGGATCGTTAGCTGCTATAATTCCAGGttggaaaaaaatataaaaaaatatcataataaaaatgtattacatttttaaaaattaaataaaataaaaataggttCAGAACTTGctgtaggaatccggagatatcGAGAAGAATAAGTCCGACtagctctggtttgagtcacgctgtacagactggcgagagttgtccgggataaaggtagctgatgaccgctagcaaagGATAGCTGACTGCTAGCTAGTGGCTTCGGAATGTATTCGATGGGCCTCGTAAGCCAACAGTCCGTTGTGCTCTAGACAACTAGCATTCAGGGGACGTTAGCTGCGAAGGTCGGAAGGTgagaaggttcagagcttgcgataggaatccggggatatggagagaaaaaataggtccggtatgctctggttgaATCGCGTTGTACAACCGAGCtagaggttagctgatgaccgttagctggctagttagctggctatgtTGGAGAGATTCCAGTAAGAGGCAAAGAAAAATAAGTTTGAGAAAAAGCaggtccacaccacattgggtgaggcgggttgcaggaatgTATTTTGAAATAAGGgttaagaaaaatataaaaagatatgcgaagaaaaatatcaaaaaatatatatacacgacaagacgaaggacaaatacgtctgactgctacgccatcttggatgtcatttacaaagtagcctccaacactctactcagcaaactagatgtagtctatcacagggccatccgttttgtcaccaacgccccatatactacccaccactgcgacctgtatgctcctgttggctggccctcactacatatttgtcaccaaacccactggctccaggtcatctataagtctatgctaggtaaagccccaccttatctcagctcactggtcaccatagcaacacccatccgtagcacacgctcctgcaggtatatctcactggtcacctccTAAGCCAACActtgctttggccgcctttccttccagttctctgctgccaatgactggaacgaattgcaaaaatcactgaagctggagtcttatatctccctctctaactcagAGCAGCTGACAGCTAATCACTGTACCAGTACACAGTACCTGTacttgtacacagccaatctgtaaatagcacacccatctccctcatccccatattattactttccctctttctcttttgcaccccagtatctctatttgcacatcatcatcttcacATCTATCATCTactaatgctaaattgtaattatttcgcctctatggcctatttattgccttacctccctactcttctacatgtgcacacactgtacatagattttcctattgtgttattgactgtacgtttgtttatgtgtaactctgtgttgttgtttttgacgcactgctttgctttatcttgtccaggtcgcagttgtaaatgagaacttgtcctcaactggccaacctggttaaacaGGTGAAAACAAATATATAATAATCTGCTTaacacaggttataatggccgGCCCGTAAATGCCAACAGACAGGGGTCcatctggagtgtgtgtgtgtgtgtgtggtcattagTTCTGTAGCCAGCTGTGTTCTATCCCAGGGtcgctgacccccccccccccccactccatttCCCCATGTCCGTACCTCCGTATCCTAGCAACATCATCCACTGACCAGTGGTTATTGTTAAAGTCATTCTGAAGAGTACTGCCTGCACTGATGTCGTGGTGTCTTTGATGGTCACACTCTGACATCCTTGGTCCAACTAATTCAATAGGACAAAACATGGAAATGTTACATAAATGAAGCACAGGGTCAATGTTATATATCACTTTAATGTAAACAACCTTTTTTACAAGCACATATCATTACAAAACCACTTCAAATAGGAGAATAAAACACTGATACCTGTAACAGTAACATCAAATGCTGTTCAATAGCGTACGTAAATGCACTTACTGGTTCCTAAAGTTGATTTCTTTTTCTATGTTGTTGCTGAATCAAATCATAACAGGCTTATGTAGAGTTTATTTTGTAACTCTTTGTGGTATTTACAAAGGACATTACTGTTGGTCATTACTTCAAGGATAAGTAGAATacctacaatatatatatatatatatatatatatatatatatatatatatatatatatatatacaaaaacaggtttttagaaatgtttgcaaatttattacaaatgtatttataaaaaacggaaatatcacatttacataagtattgaggccctttactcagcactttgttgaagcacctttggcagtgattacagccttgagtcttcttgggtatgacactacaagcttggcacacttgtatttggggagtttctcccattcttctctgcagatcctctcaagctctgtcaggttggatggggagcgtcacggcacagctattttcaggtctctcaagagatgtttgatcaggttcaagtccgacctctggttgggccactcaaggacattcagagacttgtcccgaagctactcctgcattgtcttggctgtgtgcttagggtcgttgtcctgttggaaggtgaaccttcgccccaggctCAGGTCCTAaacttcatcaaggatctctctgtaatttgctgcatctttccctcgatcctgactaggctCCCAGTacttgccactgaaaaatatctccacagcatgatgctggagTACAcctgaggaccttcaatgctgcagacattttttggtacccaaaggtttgtgcctttccaaatcaggtccaatcaaattaatttaccacatgtgtactccaatcaagatgtagaaacatctcaaagatgatcaatcttttatttttaatacatttgcaaacatttctaaaaactccTTTTTtttccgctttgtcattatggggtattgtgtgtagattgatgagtatataaatatatatatatatattaatcaaaaaggtgttaaacaaatcaaaatatatcctagatttgagattcttcaaagtagccaccctttgccttgatgaaagctttgcacactctaggcattctctcaaccagcttcatgaggtagtcacctggaatgcatttcaattaacaggtgtgccttattgtaagttaatttgtggaatttctttccttcttaatgtgtttgagccaatctgtagttgtgttgtgacaagatagggaaagtatacagaagatagccctatttggtaaaagaccaagtccatattatggcaagaacagctcaaataagcaaagagaaatgacagtccatcattacttcaagacatgaagatcagtcaatccaaaaaatttcaagaactttgaaagtttcttcaagtgcagtcgcaaaaaaacatCATGAGGTGcagttatgatgaaactggctctcatgaggaccaacacaggaaaggaagacccagagttacctctgctgcagaggataaattcattagagttaactgcacctcagactgcagcccaaataaatgtttcacagagttcatgtaacagacacatctcaacatcaacagttcagaggtgactgtgtgaatcaggcctttatggtcgaattgttgcaaagaaaccactactaaaggacaccaataataagaagagacttgcttgggccaagaaacacgagcaatggatgtttgaccggtggaaatctgtcctttggtctaaatttgagatttttggttccaaccgctgtgtctttgtgagacacagagtaggtgaacggatgatctcagcacGTGTGGTTCCCATcatgaagtatggaggaggaggtgtaacagtatggggatgcttttctggtgacactgtctgtgatttatttaggattcaaggcacacttaaacagcaggctaccacagcattctgcagcaatatgccatcccacctggtctgcgtttagtgggactatcatttgtttttccacaggacaatgacccaaaatacacctccaggttgtgtgtgtaagggctatttgacctgggtctccacaatcaccagacctcaacccaaatgagatggtttgggaggagttagaccgcagagggaaggaaaagcagccaacatgtgctcagcattTGTGTGAACTCTTTCAAGATTGTCAGAAAAGCATTCtccatgaatctggttgagaaaatgcaaagagtgtgcaaagcctgtcatcaaggcaaagggtggctactttgaagaatttaaaatctaaaatatgttatgatttgtttaacactttttgtgttactacatgattccatatgtgttatttcgtaatTCTGAAGTCTTCAccattattgtacaatgtagaaaatagtcaaaataaagaaaaacccttgaatgagtaggtgtccaaaactttgattggtactgtatttatatatatatatatatatataaacacatctacagtgaaatataacaaagtattatttttttaacaatAGTCAACATGACAACAATAACCAATGTATCCCATCAAGCAATATCATAAACACAGTTGAATGAATACCAACCATTGTCTCGTGTGTTGACTCCTGTGTTGACGCCTGGGTTGACTCCTGCGTTGACTGATCTTCAGTCCAGTGAGGTATAATCAAATGTCAGTCCATTACAGCTGCAGATATAGTCGCTGTGTGTGTTGTTTGAAGGTTGTTTGAACGCTGTGGAGCTagctgagaggaagagagaggggaggcttaCTGGCTGGTCTCGATGCTAAATAGTGTATCAGGCATCATTGAGGCAGTGTGCAACAACTCTCAAACAACCTTTTGCTTAAAAATCACTGGTGGTGGTGGGTAACACAATTTGATCACAAAAACCACACAAGATAGACAGATACACAAAGCTCAGGGGTGAACAAGGACAGATGTAGCTGAATACTGAGTTGCCTTTTAGAACCCAAactgtttgtcagtgtgtgtatcCTCTCCTTGCTTCCTTCCCTCACATCCTCTGTTCACTTCCTCCCCTCGGCTGGTGCTCCCTCCTGGTGCTCCCAGGGTATGGGATCATTCTCCTCTGTCATCGAGCCTGTCTCTCTTTCATGCCAGAACTGCTCCACATCCAGCAGTACGATCCCATCCCGGGGGCTCTCTCCCTCCGCAtccacctcctccacccctccctgctCCGCCTGGGGCTGGGGATCAACTCTAGTCTCCTGGGTAGGGATGGGGCCTAGGCTTCCGTCTCCTCCCTGCAGCTGGCCTGAGGTCTCTGGTCGTGGGCAAGGGGACAGGGGGGCGGTGGGTGCGTGGGGCCCGGGTTTGGGGTTTAGGTTGGACGGGGTGTGTTTACGAAGAGTAAGGCGCCTCCACAGACCCCTGTACCCCTCTGTGAACTCCTCCGACAGAGAGAGGACGATGATGGGGttcaccagggagagagagaaggtgaggagcaGGGcggagatggagaagaggagagggggagagaagacgACAAAGGGTTCTTCCTCTCTCGGTCCCTGTGCCTCTCGCTCCGCGGCGTGCCTCTCCCACACCCAGACCACCCACTGCGGCAGCCACAGCATCGCCATGGCTACCGTCAGACTGaacaacatcagcgtgagcttccTGGATCTGATCTGCGTTCGGAGGTTCTGGGTCTTACTACAGCGCCGCTGGCACCGCCCATACGCCCACCAG includes the following:
- the gpr151 gene encoding G-protein coupled receptor 151, coding for MDKLPGVNVSTANSSTVDRLRPSVIERGSYEHLDPGELHVLVPVILGVICVLGLAGTLTAMGILISNAHRGKLSLINALILNLMFADGLVLAFALPFRAAAFSKPTWTLGWAVCKTCDWFLQSCMAAKSFTVAVLAKACYRYVSNPTKQVSIRLRSILLVMWFLWLSACSAPIPTWLFSSLQRETRGLVCVQVVPPEAQDFMSVYVKAYPLGVFCAPLSFALLYFWWAYGRCQRRCSKTQNLRTQIRSRKLTLMLFSLTVAMAMLWLPQWVVWVWERHAAEREAQGPREEEPFVVFSPPLLFSISALLLTFSLSLVNPIIVLSLSEEFTEGYRGLWRRLTLRKHTPSNLNPKPGPHAPTAPLSPCPRPETSGQLQGGDGSLGPIPTQETRVDPQPQAEQGGVEEVDAEGESPRDGIVLLDVEQFWHERETGSMTEENDPIPWEHQEGAPAEGRK